From Cellulomonas chengniuliangii, the proteins below share one genomic window:
- a CDS encoding tetratricopeptide repeat protein, translating into MSQPPSQRPPLDVRGAIDLSALARPSTPPPGAPGGPPAAGSYVVDVGEADFPALVQSSTQFPVVALLWAAWSEVSTGLARDLGALAAEYGGRFLLARIDVEANPQIAQAFQVQSVPTVVAVLAGQPLPLFQGALPGDQVRGVLDQVLAAAAANGITGTAPLADQAPADAPEEEEEPPLPPLHQAAFDAIERDDLAAAQEAYAQALRENPRDDMARAGLAQVGLLERTRDADLAAARDAAAADASDVAAQLLVADLDVLGGKVEDAFARLIDVVRITAGDERESVRQRLVDLFEVVGGDDPRVVAARRSLANALY; encoded by the coding sequence ATGAGCCAGCCGCCGAGCCAGCGCCCGCCCCTCGACGTCCGGGGCGCGATCGACCTCTCCGCCCTCGCGCGGCCGTCCACCCCGCCGCCCGGCGCGCCAGGCGGCCCCCCGGCCGCCGGGTCCTACGTGGTCGACGTCGGCGAGGCGGACTTCCCCGCACTGGTCCAGTCGTCCACCCAGTTCCCGGTCGTCGCCCTGCTGTGGGCCGCCTGGAGCGAGGTGAGCACCGGCCTCGCCCGCGACCTCGGGGCCCTCGCCGCGGAGTACGGCGGGCGATTCCTGCTGGCCCGCATCGATGTGGAGGCGAATCCCCAGATCGCGCAGGCCTTCCAGGTGCAGTCGGTGCCGACGGTGGTCGCCGTGCTCGCCGGCCAGCCGCTGCCGCTGTTCCAGGGCGCGCTCCCGGGCGACCAGGTCCGCGGGGTGCTCGACCAGGTGCTCGCCGCCGCCGCCGCGAACGGGATCACCGGAACGGCGCCGCTGGCCGACCAGGCCCCGGCTGACGCCCCCGAGGAGGAGGAGGAGCCGCCGTTGCCGCCTCTGCACCAGGCTGCCTTCGACGCGATCGAGCGCGACGACCTCGCGGCCGCCCAGGAGGCGTACGCCCAGGCCCTGCGCGAGAACCCCCGGGACGACATGGCGCGCGCCGGGCTGGCCCAGGTCGGCCTGCTCGAGCGGACCCGCGACGCCGATCTCGCCGCTGCCCGCGACGCCGCCGCCGCGGACGCGTCCGACGTCGCGGCGCAGCTCCTGGTCGCCGACCTCGATGTGCTGGGCGGCAAGGTGGAGGACGCCTTCGCCCGCCTGATCGACGTCGTGCGGATCACCGCGGGCGACGAGCGGGAGTCGGTCCGCCAGCGGCTCGTGGACTTGTTCGAGGTCGTGGGCGGGGACGACCCCCGGGTAGTCGCTGCCCGGCGGTCGCTCGCCAACGCCCTGTACTGA
- the glgB gene encoding 1,4-alpha-glucan branching protein GlgB, translating into MNRQAELVPVPVDPARLHAVARGMSHEPHSVLGPHVDSGRTTIRVLRPLADAVEVVTQQGSFPATHEVDGVWFVVLPGDQVPDYRLDVTYAGQTTRTDDPYRFLPTVHELDRHLIREGRHEQLWTVLGANTHTYPSMLGEVRGTAFAVWAPNAVAVRVVGDFNHWQGTQNAMRSLGDRGVWELFIPGVEAGARYKYEILGRDGSWRQKADPLAKGTEVPPATASVVVESRHEWTDDAWLAGRSSRDPHTGPVSIYEVHLGSWRAGLSYRELATQLTEYVLDLGFTHVELMPVAEHPFGGSWGYQVSSYYAPTSRFGHPDDFRHLVDTLHRAGIGVIVDWVPAHFPKDEWALARFDGTPLYEHPDPLLGEQPDWGTFVFNYGRLEVRNFLVANATYWLEEFHVDALRVDAVASMLYLDYSRQPGQWRPNIHGGRENLEAIGFLQEANATAYRRTPGVMIIAEESTAWPGVTAPTDQGGLGFGFKWNMGWMNDTLRYMAEEPINRRYHHNEATFSLVYAFTEHFILPISHDEVVHGKGSLMGKMPGDDWQKLANVRALLAYQWSHPGKQLLFMGSEFGQGAEWSESRSLDWWLLDNPLHAGVHHLVRDLNRLYRETPALWELDDSPQGFEWIDSNDADHNVLAYLRRDSAGRQVAVVVNFAGTPHEGYRLALPSGGRWIEALNTDATVYAGSGVGNLGAVEAVPEPHYGRPFSATVRVPPLGAVYFIAE; encoded by the coding sequence ATGAACCGGCAGGCCGAGCTCGTCCCCGTCCCCGTCGACCCGGCGCGCCTGCACGCGGTCGCGCGGGGCATGTCCCACGAGCCGCACTCCGTGCTCGGGCCCCACGTCGACAGCGGGCGGACGACGATCCGCGTGCTGCGGCCCTTGGCCGACGCCGTCGAGGTCGTCACCCAGCAGGGCTCGTTCCCCGCCACCCATGAGGTGGACGGCGTCTGGTTCGTGGTGCTGCCCGGCGACCAGGTGCCGGACTACCGGCTGGATGTGACGTACGCCGGCCAGACCACCCGCACGGACGACCCCTACCGGTTCCTGCCGACGGTCCACGAGCTCGATCGCCACCTCATCCGCGAGGGCCGCCACGAACAGCTGTGGACCGTGCTCGGCGCGAACACGCACACCTACCCGAGCATGCTCGGCGAGGTCCGCGGCACGGCGTTCGCCGTCTGGGCGCCCAACGCCGTCGCGGTCCGGGTCGTCGGCGACTTCAACCACTGGCAGGGAACCCAGAACGCCATGCGCTCACTGGGCGACCGCGGCGTCTGGGAGCTCTTCATCCCGGGCGTCGAGGCAGGGGCGCGGTACAAGTACGAGATCCTCGGGCGCGACGGCTCGTGGCGGCAGAAGGCCGACCCCTTGGCCAAGGGCACCGAGGTGCCCCCTGCGACCGCGTCTGTCGTGGTCGAGAGCCGCCACGAGTGGACCGACGACGCCTGGCTCGCGGGCCGCTCCTCGCGTGACCCGCACACCGGCCCGGTGAGCATCTACGAGGTGCACCTCGGCTCGTGGCGGGCCGGCCTGTCCTACCGGGAGCTCGCGACACAGCTCACCGAGTACGTGCTGGACCTGGGGTTCACCCACGTCGAGCTGATGCCCGTGGCCGAGCACCCCTTCGGCGGGTCCTGGGGATACCAGGTCTCCTCGTACTACGCGCCCACCTCGCGGTTCGGCCACCCTGACGACTTCCGGCACCTCGTGGACACCCTGCACCGCGCCGGGATTGGCGTGATCGTCGACTGGGTGCCCGCCCACTTCCCCAAGGACGAGTGGGCGCTGGCCCGTTTCGACGGCACCCCGCTCTACGAGCACCCGGACCCCCTGCTGGGCGAGCAGCCGGACTGGGGCACGTTCGTCTTCAACTACGGACGGCTCGAGGTCCGCAACTTCCTCGTGGCCAACGCGACCTACTGGCTCGAGGAGTTCCACGTGGACGCGCTGCGCGTCGACGCTGTGGCCTCGATGCTGTACCTGGACTACTCCCGCCAGCCGGGGCAGTGGCGCCCGAACATCCATGGTGGCCGGGAGAACCTCGAGGCCATCGGCTTCCTCCAGGAGGCCAATGCCACGGCCTACCGGCGCACCCCCGGCGTGATGATCATCGCCGAGGAGTCGACCGCCTGGCCCGGAGTGACCGCCCCGACTGACCAGGGCGGGCTCGGGTTCGGGTTCAAGTGGAACATGGGCTGGATGAACGACACCCTGCGCTACATGGCGGAGGAGCCGATCAACCGGCGCTACCACCACAACGAGGCCACGTTCTCCCTCGTGTACGCCTTCACCGAGCACTTCATCCTGCCGATCAGCCACGACGAGGTCGTCCACGGCAAGGGCTCCCTCATGGGGAAGATGCCGGGAGACGACTGGCAGAAGCTGGCGAATGTGCGGGCGCTGCTCGCCTACCAGTGGTCCCACCCGGGCAAGCAGCTGCTCTTCATGGGCTCCGAGTTCGGCCAGGGCGCGGAGTGGTCGGAGTCGCGCAGCCTCGACTGGTGGCTGCTCGACAATCCGCTGCACGCGGGGGTCCATCACCTGGTGCGCGACCTCAACCGCCTGTACCGCGAGACTCCGGCCCTCTGGGAGCTCGACGACTCGCCGCAGGGCTTCGAGTGGATCGACTCGAACGACGCCGACCACAACGTCCTCGCCTATCTGCGCCGTGACTCCGCAGGCCGCCAAGTCGCGGTGGTCGTGAACTTCGCCGGCACCCCGCACGAGGGATATCGGCTCGCGCTGCCCAGTGGCGGGCGCTGGATCGAAGCGCTCAACACTGACGCCACGGTGTACGCCGGCTCTGGTGTGGGCAATCTCGGCGCGGTCGAAGCCGTTCCCGAGCCGCACTATGGCCGTCCGTTCTCGGCGACCGTCCGCGTTCCTCCGCTAGGAGCCGTCTACTTCATCGCGGAGTGA
- a CDS encoding LacI family DNA-binding transcriptional regulator, whose translation MTSRADAVGLVLARPARMLGLEPFFMELIAGIEETLGSDDRSLLLHVVPDHDAEIAAYRRWGKGQMVDAVVVVNVVADDPRLPVLAELGIPAVVIGGPTRDLPFSNVWIDNAQAMRDAVAHLVSLGHLHLARVSGPAALAHTQTRTEAFLSECTRRGAEGTVVEGDYTELSGTRATRALLGRRGAPSAIVYDNDVMALAGLGVAQEMGVSVPERLSILAWDDSALCRLAHPPLSAMSLDVHAMGAQAADCVLNLLADGPVASHMAPLPRLVARGSTATYTP comes from the coding sequence GTGACGAGCAGGGCGGACGCCGTGGGCCTGGTGCTGGCTCGACCTGCCCGGATGCTCGGGCTCGAGCCCTTCTTCATGGAGCTGATCGCCGGCATCGAGGAGACGCTCGGCTCCGACGACCGCTCGCTCCTGCTGCACGTCGTGCCCGACCACGACGCCGAGATCGCCGCGTACCGCCGGTGGGGCAAGGGCCAGATGGTCGACGCCGTCGTGGTCGTCAACGTCGTGGCCGACGACCCGCGGCTGCCGGTGCTCGCCGAGCTGGGCATCCCCGCCGTGGTCATCGGCGGCCCCACCCGCGACCTGCCGTTCTCCAACGTCTGGATCGACAACGCGCAGGCGATGCGCGACGCCGTGGCGCACCTCGTCTCGCTCGGCCACCTGCACCTCGCCCGGGTCAGCGGGCCCGCCGCCCTGGCGCACACGCAGACCCGCACCGAGGCGTTCCTCTCCGAGTGCACCCGCCGGGGCGCCGAGGGCACCGTGGTCGAGGGCGACTACACGGAGCTCTCCGGGACACGGGCCACCCGTGCCCTCCTCGGCCGCCGGGGCGCCCCGTCGGCGATCGTCTACGACAACGACGTGATGGCTCTCGCGGGGCTCGGCGTCGCGCAGGAGATGGGCGTCTCGGTCCCCGAGCGGCTGTCGATCCTCGCGTGGGACGACTCCGCCCTGTGCCGGCTCGCCCACCCGCCGCTGTCCGCGATGAGCTTGGACGTGCACGCGATGGGCGCCCAAGCCGCCGATTGCGTGCTCAACCTGCTCGCTGACGGCCCTGTCGCATCGCACATGGCGCCGCTCCCCCGCCTCGTCGCGCGCGGGTCCACCGCCACCTACACGCCCTGA
- a CDS encoding SDR family oxidoreductase, with protein sequence MRRFEGQVAVVTGASRGIGLSIAERLVSEGAQVVITARDEGALREAAVSLGAPEAVHHVAGRADDPEHRAAVLDLVDRELGRLDLLVNNAGVNPAYGPALEIDSAVVRKILDVNVVSALEWSRDAVAHGLADGDGGAIVNIASIAGLTASPGIAFYGVSKAALISLTTQLAFELAPRVRVNAVAPAVVKTDFARALYAGREEQVAASYPLARLGTPTDVSGPVAFLLSRDAGWITGQTIVIDGGGSISPVS encoded by the coding sequence GTGAGACGCTTCGAGGGGCAGGTCGCCGTCGTGACCGGCGCGAGCCGGGGCATCGGGCTCAGCATCGCGGAGCGGCTCGTCTCCGAGGGCGCCCAGGTGGTCATCACCGCACGAGACGAGGGCGCGCTGCGCGAGGCGGCGGTCAGCCTCGGCGCCCCGGAGGCCGTCCACCACGTCGCCGGTCGGGCCGACGACCCGGAGCACCGCGCCGCCGTGCTCGACCTCGTGGACCGGGAGCTCGGGCGGCTCGACCTGCTCGTGAACAACGCCGGGGTGAACCCGGCCTACGGGCCCGCGCTCGAGATCGACTCCGCGGTGGTCCGCAAGATCCTGGACGTCAACGTGGTGAGCGCCCTCGAGTGGTCGCGTGACGCCGTGGCGCACGGCCTGGCCGATGGGGACGGGGGCGCCATCGTCAACATCGCCTCGATCGCCGGACTCACGGCCAGCCCGGGCATCGCGTTCTACGGGGTGTCCAAGGCCGCGCTCATCTCGCTGACCACCCAGCTCGCCTTCGAGCTCGCGCCGCGGGTGCGCGTCAACGCCGTGGCCCCCGCGGTGGTCAAGACCGACTTCGCCCGCGCCCTGTACGCAGGACGGGAGGAGCAGGTCGCCGCGTCCTATCCTCTTGCCAGGCTGGGGACGCCGACGGACGTGTCGGGGCCCGTGGCGTTCCTGCTGTCGCGGGACGCCGGCTGGATCACCGGGCAGACGATCGTCATCGACGGCGGCGGCTCGATCAGCCCGGTCTCCTGA